In one Arenibacter antarcticus genomic region, the following are encoded:
- a CDS encoding NTP transferase domain-containing protein encodes MKPIKSNIAIMIMAAGASSRMGIAKQLLPWGKSTLIGNAIKNAKESNCSNVFVVLGANADAIKNSVGLKEEAIILNNDWESGLGSSIAFATRSILTPAEKYDGILVLLADQPLIDTSYLNQLITAFDGTDHSIIATQYTHGNGVPAIFGASHFLELQQLNTDSGARDIIRLHTEKLLNIDPKGKTADVDTYEEYLRLVEYSM; translated from the coding sequence ATGAAACCGATTAAATCCAACATCGCCATAATGATCATGGCCGCAGGAGCCTCTTCCCGAATGGGAATTGCAAAACAGCTATTGCCTTGGGGGAAGTCTACCTTAATCGGAAATGCTATAAAAAATGCCAAAGAGTCTAATTGCAGCAATGTTTTTGTGGTGTTGGGCGCGAATGCCGATGCCATTAAAAATAGCGTTGGACTAAAAGAGGAAGCTATTATCCTGAATAATGATTGGGAATCTGGTTTGGGGAGTTCCATTGCATTTGCGACTAGATCTATCTTGACACCTGCTGAAAAATATGATGGAATTTTAGTATTGTTGGCAGATCAACCATTGATAGATACTTCTTATTTAAACCAATTGATAACTGCCTTTGACGGCACTGATCATAGTATAATAGCCACCCAATATACTCATGGTAATGGTGTGCCTGCTATTTTTGGGGCATCACATTTCTTGGAACTACAACAGCTAAACACCGATTCTGGGGCTAGGGATATTATTAGACTTCATACAGAGAAACTACTAAACATTGATCCCAAAGGAAAAACAGCGGATGTGGATACGTATGAGGAGTATTTGAGGTTGGTGGAATATAGTATGTAG
- a CDS encoding XdhC family protein produces the protein MTHELKKIIKAYQQATLKAQKCVLATVVALDGSSYRRPGVRMLILQDGHMIGAVSGGCVEKEVLRQAQSVFEDQTAKIMTYDGRYRLGCEGVLYILLEPFRPDAKFLDAFAETLKLRRDFKVTSYFDKNEGSNKQFGSTVDFGDAVLPMFPGFKKAETMAWFEQEMKPCFKLFIIGAEHDALQLNALATLTGWEVTIFADPAEEKNIMDFVGAHEFLGILPEEFPVNSIDNRTAIVLMNHSYSKDLAYLITLKDSQPLYLGLLGPHSRREKLFNELMDRSPTLSYDFLDSIHGPAGLNLGAETPQEIAIAIIAEILSVLRKQEPIPLKDKSSGIHD, from the coding sequence ATGACACACGAACTCAAAAAAATTATTAAGGCATATCAACAAGCTACCCTAAAAGCTCAGAAATGCGTTTTGGCAACAGTTGTGGCTTTGGACGGCTCTTCTTACCGAAGACCTGGGGTTCGTATGCTGATTTTACAGGATGGGCATATGATAGGCGCAGTTAGCGGTGGATGTGTGGAAAAGGAAGTATTGCGACAGGCGCAATCGGTATTTGAAGATCAAACGGCCAAGATAATGACCTATGATGGGCGCTATCGATTGGGATGTGAGGGGGTGCTTTATATCTTGTTGGAACCTTTTCGCCCCGATGCCAAATTTTTGGATGCTTTTGCGGAGACCTTAAAATTGCGGCGCGACTTTAAGGTTACTTCCTATTTTGATAAAAATGAAGGGTCCAACAAGCAGTTTGGCTCTACGGTAGATTTTGGGGATGCCGTTTTACCGATGTTTCCTGGTTTTAAAAAAGCGGAAACCATGGCATGGTTTGAGCAGGAGATGAAACCTTGTTTCAAACTATTTATTATTGGTGCAGAGCACGATGCCTTACAATTAAATGCCTTGGCCACCTTAACGGGTTGGGAAGTGACAATATTTGCGGATCCAGCTGAGGAAAAAAATATTATGGACTTTGTAGGAGCTCATGAGTTTTTAGGGATTTTGCCTGAAGAATTCCCTGTCAATAGCATAGATAATCGCACCGCTATTGTTCTAATGAACCATAGTTATTCCAAGGACCTTGCCTATCTTATAACATTAAAAGATTCGCAACCCTTATACCTAGGGCTTTTAGGTCCGCACAGCCGCAGGGAAAAGCTTTTTAACGAATTAATGGACCGCAGTCCTACGCTTTCCTATGATTTTTTAGATAGTATCCACGGTCCAGCAGGACTCAATTTAGGAGCAGAAACTCCTCAAGAAATTGCAATTGCCATAATTGCTGAAATATTGTCGGTTCTCAGAAAGCAGGAGCCTATACCCCTAAAGGATAAAAGTTCAGGAATTCACGACTAA
- a CDS encoding CHRD domain-containing protein has translation MKKIFFLFMTATALVATSCTNDDDRVPGEFNGDSKVYQLQSRSDASVSGTATVVENSDGTATVNLKLNGTSSGSHPAHIHANSAAESGDIIVDLTPVDGATGESTTIIATKKDGSKITYAQILELDGYINVHQSASDLGTLIAQGDIGINELSGESKEYALNSVVVPTIQGTATIYKRISGASLLEIQLEGTPEDGEHPAHIHANTAAESGAIVISLAAVNGESGKSWTHIEADDEDNAVTYENLLDYDGYINVHLSSTELGVLVAQGDIGQNELTGNQKSYDLAAVTNAAIFGTATFSERVNKETLVTLELTGVTTGGIYPAHIHMGSVANAPGAIIVSLANVIGETGISKTNVTKLDDDGALDYEALLAIDGYINVHLSASELGTLIAQGNVGANVN, from the coding sequence ATGAAAAAGATATTTTTTTTATTTATGACGGCTACGGCACTAGTTGCCACCAGCTGTACCAATGACGATGACCGTGTGCCGGGCGAATTTAACGGTGACAGTAAGGTCTATCAATTACAATCCCGTTCCGATGCTTCCGTGTCTGGAACAGCTACCGTAGTTGAGAATTCAGATGGAACCGCAACGGTGAATCTTAAATTGAACGGAACATCCTCGGGCAGTCACCCTGCACATATACATGCAAATTCTGCAGCCGAGAGCGGAGATATTATTGTAGACCTTACCCCTGTAGATGGTGCTACAGGAGAAAGCACCACTATTATTGCAACCAAAAAAGATGGTTCAAAAATCACCTATGCCCAGATTTTAGAACTAGATGGCTATATAAACGTACACCAAAGCGCTAGCGATCTAGGAACCCTTATCGCCCAAGGTGATATCGGAATTAACGAGCTATCTGGAGAATCCAAGGAATATGCCCTAAATAGTGTTGTTGTACCTACTATACAAGGCACCGCTACAATATATAAGCGTATTAGTGGAGCTTCCCTCCTAGAGATCCAATTGGAAGGTACGCCCGAAGATGGGGAACATCCCGCGCATATCCATGCCAATACGGCAGCAGAAAGTGGTGCTATAGTAATTTCGCTAGCTGCAGTTAATGGCGAAAGCGGAAAAAGCTGGACACATATTGAAGCAGATGATGAAGATAACGCCGTTACCTATGAGAATCTGTTAGATTATGATGGTTATATCAACGTGCATTTATCTAGTACCGAACTTGGAGTTCTTGTAGCCCAAGGAGATATCGGTCAGAATGAACTTACAGGGAACCAAAAATCCTATGATTTGGCTGCCGTGACCAACGCAGCAATTTTTGGAACCGCTACCTTTTCTGAAAGGGTAAACAAGGAAACCTTAGTTACCTTGGAATTGACCGGAGTGACTACAGGTGGAATTTATCCTGCACATATTCATATGGGCTCCGTGGCCAATGCCCCTGGTGCTATTATTGTTTCCTTAGCTAATGTAATTGGTGAAACAGGAATCAGTAAGACTAATGTTACCAAATTGGATGATGATGGTGCTTTGGATTATGAGGCGCTTTTAGCCATAGACGGTTATATTAATGTTCATTTGAGTGCTAGCGAACTTGGAACCTTAATTGCCCAAGGGAACGTAGGTGCCAACGTTAACTAA
- a CDS encoding amidohydrolase family protein, which yields MNHKTVIASLLIGIITSANLMVGQEMGFEEYNPVSTLKVPGNEITRAKFPFIDVHGHQYEMPSQDLAPLVSDMDKLNLAVMVNLSGGSGARLQKSVENINNHFPNRFVVFANVDFDGVGTSDWAEKAVAQLEEDIKNGAKGLKVYKSLGMRNTDTAGKRLAIDDPRLAAIWEKCGELGVPVLIHSADPKPFWDEVNSDNERWLELKTHPRRKRSATDPASWEQIIAEQHNMFKNHPKTTFINAHMGWYANDLGTLAKLLDEMPNMYVGIGAIIAELGRQPRNANQFFTKYQDRILFGKDSWKPEEFPTYFRVLESDDEYFPYHKKYHAFWAMYGLDLPDEVLKKVYYKNALKLIPGLDTKLFPKN from the coding sequence ATGAATCATAAAACTGTAATCGCTTCACTCTTGATTGGAATTATAACTTCCGCTAATCTTATGGTCGGTCAAGAAATGGGTTTTGAGGAGTACAATCCTGTTTCTACCCTTAAAGTTCCTGGAAATGAAATCACTAGGGCCAAGTTTCCATTTATAGATGTACATGGACATCAATATGAAATGCCTAGCCAGGACCTTGCGCCACTTGTCTCGGATATGGATAAGTTAAATTTGGCCGTAATGGTCAACCTTAGCGGGGGTTCTGGTGCTCGACTTCAAAAATCCGTGGAAAATATAAACAACCATTTTCCGAATCGATTTGTCGTTTTTGCCAATGTGGATTTTGATGGGGTGGGCACGTCAGATTGGGCCGAAAAAGCAGTTGCCCAACTAGAAGAGGATATAAAAAATGGCGCCAAAGGTTTAAAGGTGTATAAAAGTCTAGGTATGAGAAATACCGATACAGCAGGAAAGCGCCTAGCCATAGACGACCCACGGTTGGCTGCTATTTGGGAGAAATGTGGGGAACTAGGAGTACCTGTACTCATTCATTCCGCAGATCCTAAACCGTTTTGGGACGAGGTGAATTCAGATAATGAACGGTGGCTGGAACTAAAAACCCATCCCCGCCGAAAGCGTTCAGCGACCGATCCTGCTTCCTGGGAACAGATCATTGCCGAACAGCACAATATGTTTAAGAACCATCCCAAAACCACCTTTATAAATGCACATATGGGTTGGTATGCGAACGATCTGGGGACTTTAGCTAAGCTATTGGACGAAATGCCAAATATGTACGTAGGTATAGGGGCTATTATTGCGGAATTAGGGCGACAACCAAGAAATGCTAATCAGTTTTTCACCAAATATCAAGATCGAATTCTATTTGGGAAGGACAGTTGGAAACCAGAGGAGTTTCCTACCTATTTTAGGGTGTTGGAATCTGATGACGAGTATTTTCCCTATCATAAAAAATACCATGCCTTTTGGGCCATGTACGGATTGGACCTTCCTGACGAGGTCTTAAAAAAGGTGTATTATAAAAACGCCTTAAAACTAATCCCTGGTCTAGATACTAAGCTTTTTCCAAAAAACTAA
- a CDS encoding molybdopterin molybdotransferase MoeA, whose amino-acid sequence MISFKEAYGKVLDHKQDYGTEQIPLKIAMGRVLAEEVIADRDFPPFNRATKDGIAINYEAIVAGQTTFKLEGILPAGMAAKLLGNKEQAIEIMTGAVVPDNADAVVMYEHLVIENGWATLIKNPSKGQDIHIQGSDRKMGELVLQKNTRITASEIGILAAVGKSTLMVKKLPKTAIISTGNELVEVKEQPLPHQIRKSNIHTLFGALSQEGIVPGEYHLADDKEIIKKELATILNNYDVVLLSGGVSKGKYDYIPEVLEELGVEKVFHRVLQRPGKPFWFGVRPETGTIVFSFPGNPASTFANYQVYFKDWLRSSLGLPNPTISVILEEEIPIKGDLTQLLRVQLKLDNGQMLASQVKENGSGDLTSLALTDGFIVLDPEQEFYKAGESVPFVPTRQLL is encoded by the coding sequence ATGATTTCATTTAAAGAAGCGTACGGAAAGGTTTTAGACCACAAACAGGATTATGGCACGGAACAAATCCCATTAAAAATTGCTATGGGAAGGGTTTTGGCAGAAGAAGTCATTGCCGACAGAGATTTCCCACCTTTTAATAGGGCAACCAAAGATGGAATTGCCATAAATTATGAAGCTATAGTTGCCGGACAGACCACTTTTAAACTGGAAGGGATACTTCCTGCTGGGATGGCCGCTAAATTATTGGGTAATAAGGAGCAGGCTATAGAAATAATGACGGGAGCTGTTGTTCCGGACAACGCGGATGCCGTAGTGATGTACGAGCATTTGGTTATAGAAAACGGTTGGGCAACTTTAATTAAGAACCCATCAAAAGGCCAGGATATTCATATTCAGGGCAGTGACCGAAAAATGGGAGAGTTGGTGCTGCAAAAAAACACTAGGATTACCGCCTCGGAAATTGGCATTTTAGCCGCAGTGGGGAAGTCGACCCTAATGGTAAAAAAGCTCCCCAAAACTGCAATTATATCTACTGGAAATGAGTTGGTGGAAGTTAAGGAGCAACCTTTGCCACATCAAATACGCAAATCCAATATACACACCTTGTTCGGCGCCTTATCTCAGGAAGGTATTGTTCCGGGGGAATATCACCTTGCCGACGACAAAGAAATAATTAAGAAGGAACTCGCCACTATCTTAAACAATTACGACGTAGTACTGCTAAGTGGTGGGGTGTCTAAAGGAAAATACGATTATATCCCAGAGGTATTGGAAGAATTGGGAGTGGAAAAAGTATTTCACCGCGTGCTTCAAAGACCGGGAAAACCGTTTTGGTTTGGAGTTCGGCCCGAAACGGGGACTATAGTATTTTCCTTTCCAGGAAATCCGGCATCTACTTTTGCCAATTATCAGGTTTATTTTAAAGACTGGTTGCGATCTTCCCTAGGGCTTCCCAATCCAACAATTTCTGTGATTTTAGAGGAGGAAATTCCTATTAAAGGTGATTTAACACAACTGCTACGGGTGCAACTGAAACTTGATAATGGACAGATGTTGGCCTCCCAAGTAAAAGAAAACGGCTCTGGTGATCTTACCAGTCTGGCGCTTACAGATGGATTTATAGTTTTGGATCCAGAGCAAGAATTTTACAAAGCCGGAGAATCGGTTCCCTTTGTCCCAACAAGACAACTTTTGTAA
- a CDS encoding HesA/MoeB/ThiF family protein has translation MELDRYQRQTNLKDFGPEAQHKLKNASILVIGAGGLGTPALSYLNAMGVGTLGVIDQDKIEITNLQRQVLYTEADLGKSKLATLVAHLKSQNSGTHFKTFDTFINRDNALDIISKFDLVIDGSDNFSTRYLVNDACVILNKPFVSGAIQGFEGQLSVYNFQGGPTYRCLFPNMPSPNEIPNCNDNGVLGVIPGIIGSLQALEAVKVVAEIGEVLSGKLLLFNGLSQSYQTIKFKVNPENRTIKELKESYGNESCDAIPTISCEAFLQLLATKKDIQIIDVRSREEFMDFVSKEIKAINIPLNQLMESDVNFDSRTPIYFICQSGKRSGIGLKIVQEKYSKLSLFSVEGGINKLLTLQ, from the coding sequence ATGGAACTCGATAGATATCAAAGGCAGACCAACTTAAAGGATTTTGGTCCGGAAGCCCAACACAAATTGAAAAATGCCAGTATATTGGTAATTGGTGCAGGCGGTCTAGGAACTCCGGCACTGTCATACCTTAATGCCATGGGGGTAGGGACCCTAGGTGTAATTGACCAGGATAAGATTGAGATTACAAATTTACAACGACAAGTATTGTATACCGAAGCTGATTTGGGAAAATCGAAATTGGCAACACTGGTGGCACATTTAAAATCCCAGAATTCAGGGACCCATTTTAAAACATTCGACACTTTTATCAACAGAGACAACGCCTTAGATATTATTTCGAAGTTCGATCTTGTTATTGACGGTTCGGATAATTTTTCCACTCGATATTTGGTAAACGATGCCTGTGTTATTCTAAACAAACCTTTTGTTTCAGGAGCTATTCAGGGTTTTGAGGGACAACTTAGCGTGTACAACTTTCAGGGAGGGCCAACGTACAGATGTTTATTCCCGAACATGCCTTCCCCAAATGAAATTCCTAACTGTAACGACAATGGAGTTCTTGGGGTAATTCCGGGAATTATCGGTTCGCTTCAAGCTTTGGAAGCCGTTAAGGTGGTTGCTGAAATAGGGGAGGTGCTGTCAGGCAAATTACTATTGTTCAATGGATTGTCGCAAAGTTATCAAACTATAAAATTCAAAGTAAATCCTGAAAACAGGACTATAAAGGAGTTAAAAGAATCTTATGGTAACGAAAGCTGTGACGCTATTCCAACCATAAGTTGTGAAGCATTTCTACAATTGCTAGCAACTAAAAAAGACATTCAAATTATAGATGTTAGGAGCAGGGAAGAGTTTATGGATTTTGTATCGAAGGAAATCAAGGCCATAAACATTCCATTGAACCAACTTATGGAGTCCGACGTAAACTTCGATTCTAGGACACCCATTTACTTTATCTGCCAATCGGGAAAAAGAAGTGGCATCGGATTAAAAATAGTACAGGAAAAATACAGTAAGCTTTCCTTGTTTAGTGTTGAAGGAGGAATAAATAAACTTTTGACGCTTCAATAA
- the recQ gene encoding DNA helicase RecQ, with the protein MPLTQSKDILHTHLKKYFGFDHFRSQQESIITSVLEKRDCLVIMPTGGGKSVCFQLPALIFEGVTLVISPLIALMKDQVDGLRANGIPSAFFNSSQSGEEQQDILDQVAKRELKLLYVAPESLAGLSPILNQSHISAIAVDEAHCISSWGHDFRPSYQQLGFLKKTLPQTPIIALTATADKATRQDIVNQLNIPSAQQFLASFDRKNIALEVRAAHDRVSKILRFIEQRPNESGIIYCLSRKSTENLVGKLKNSGIKAAAYHAGLNFDNRNKVQEDFIFDKTQIVCATVAFGMGIDKSNVRWVIHYNMPKNIEGYYQEIGRSGRDGLPARALLFHSYADVIQLRKFAEGAANEEVQIAKLERMKQFSEAPTCRRKILLSYFGEFLQEDCGNCDVCKNPPQFFNGTVIAQKILSTIARLKESEPTGTVIDVLRGAQNASILDKNYHQLSTFGIGKDISWNDWQHYVIQIINQGYCEIAFHKNNTLRLTSFSKAVLFGKTEVRLSKPVDKETKAAVEKEQRAKPIGTNSLFERLRKLRFQISLEENIPAYLVFNDATLKELEAERPTTEEDFMQINGVGQRKLEVYGDQFIQEIKDFQAEKTKKKQRKSHTFNDTYELYKAGKSIEEIAKIRKLKSTTIFSHLAKLYTDGKEVDIFQFVDRAAINQVAKAKKELESPDGLKPYFEFFEEKMEYSTIRLALSVIEKENMA; encoded by the coding sequence ATGCCGTTGACCCAATCCAAGGACATATTACACACCCATTTAAAAAAATATTTTGGTTTTGACCATTTTAGAAGCCAGCAGGAATCCATAATTACCTCAGTTTTGGAAAAGCGAGACTGCTTGGTTATCATGCCCACCGGTGGTGGTAAATCGGTTTGTTTTCAGCTGCCCGCCCTAATATTCGAAGGGGTTACCTTGGTAATTTCGCCATTGATTGCCCTAATGAAGGACCAAGTAGATGGTTTGCGGGCCAACGGTATCCCTTCCGCATTTTTTAATAGCAGTCAATCTGGGGAAGAGCAGCAAGATATTTTAGATCAGGTAGCTAAAAGGGAGCTAAAATTACTGTATGTGGCTCCAGAAAGTTTGGCCGGACTCTCCCCTATCCTAAACCAGTCGCATATCAGTGCCATAGCGGTAGATGAAGCGCATTGTATTTCTTCTTGGGGGCACGATTTTAGGCCCTCCTATCAGCAATTGGGATTTTTGAAGAAAACATTGCCCCAAACCCCGATCATTGCTTTGACCGCTACTGCAGACAAGGCCACCCGACAAGATATTGTAAACCAATTAAATATCCCTTCTGCCCAACAGTTTCTAGCTTCCTTCGATAGAAAGAATATCGCCTTGGAAGTGCGTGCGGCTCACGATAGAGTATCCAAAATTTTGCGTTTTATAGAACAGCGACCCAACGAATCTGGAATCATCTACTGCCTAAGCAGAAAATCGACCGAAAATTTAGTGGGAAAACTGAAAAATAGCGGCATCAAAGCTGCCGCCTATCATGCGGGACTAAATTTCGACAATAGAAATAAGGTGCAGGAAGATTTTATATTCGATAAGACTCAGATAGTATGTGCTACCGTAGCTTTCGGAATGGGCATAGACAAGTCTAACGTACGATGGGTGATACATTATAATATGCCTAAAAATATTGAAGGCTATTATCAGGAAATAGGGAGGTCTGGAAGAGACGGTTTACCAGCCCGAGCCCTATTGTTCCACAGTTATGCCGATGTGATTCAACTTCGAAAATTTGCTGAAGGTGCTGCCAATGAAGAGGTGCAAATAGCAAAACTGGAACGGATGAAACAGTTTTCGGAAGCGCCTACCTGTAGACGAAAAATACTATTGAGCTACTTTGGGGAGTTTTTACAGGAAGATTGTGGGAATTGCGATGTCTGTAAAAACCCGCCACAATTTTTTAATGGCACCGTTATCGCCCAAAAAATATTGTCGACCATCGCCCGTCTAAAAGAATCCGAGCCCACGGGAACGGTCATAGATGTTTTACGCGGAGCGCAAAATGCATCCATATTGGATAAAAACTATCATCAACTCAGCACTTTTGGGATAGGAAAAGATATTTCTTGGAACGATTGGCAACATTATGTTATTCAAATTATTAATCAGGGCTATTGTGAAATTGCCTTTCATAAAAACAACACCCTTAGACTGACCTCCTTTTCAAAGGCGGTCTTATTTGGAAAGACCGAAGTGCGACTGAGCAAACCTGTAGATAAAGAAACTAAAGCGGCAGTAGAAAAGGAACAAAGGGCCAAGCCGATCGGAACAAATTCACTGTTTGAACGTCTTCGTAAATTGAGGTTCCAAATTTCTTTGGAAGAAAATATCCCAGCCTACCTGGTTTTTAATGATGCTACCTTAAAGGAATTGGAAGCCGAACGTCCCACCACTGAGGAAGATTTTATGCAGATCAATGGTGTTGGCCAACGAAAATTGGAAGTTTATGGGGATCAGTTCATTCAAGAAATAAAGGATTTTCAAGCGGAAAAAACGAAAAAAAAACAACGTAAATCCCACACCTTTAACGACACCTATGAATTGTATAAAGCGGGGAAGAGTATAGAGGAGATAGCCAAAATAAGAAAACTTAAATCCACTACCATATTTTCTCATTTGGCAAAATTGTATACCGACGGGAAAGAGGTAGACATTTTCCAATTTGTGGATAGAGCTGCTATAAACCAAGTAGCAAAGGCAAAAAAGGAACTGGAAAGTCCAGATGGACTAAAGCCTTACTTTGAATTTTTCGAGGAGAAAATGGAGTATTCCACAATTAGATTGGCACTTAGCGTTATAGAGAAAGAGAATATGGCATAG
- a CDS encoding metallophosphoesterase, whose product MKLFHYCSVLFSLVFVFQFSNGQETYSAPKLSHPDSWSIILVPDTQTYVKFERNHGILETMTAWISENIDPLNIKMVLCTGDLVEQNELLVPDGRNGNLPSRDQWRAVSHAFERLDGKVPYILAAGNHDFGYKSVENRKSNYNNYFPSHRNLLNAKALREAGKNIDLMPSLENAAYEFISPQQRKFLFLNLEFAPRDTILNWADGVLSQERFKDHTAVVLTHSYLNAKNEHIEKENYPIVDRNYGKAIWEKLVAPSNNVQMVISGHIGAPNDFKAHTAHKIDRNAGGKKINQITFNAQAMGGGWHGNGGEGWLRIMEFLPDGKTVIMRTFSPHFAISPSTQKMSYNKDAFNNFQIELD is encoded by the coding sequence ATGAAGTTATTCCATTATTGTTCCGTATTATTTTCACTTGTATTTGTATTCCAATTCAGCAACGGCCAAGAAACCTATTCGGCCCCAAAATTATCGCATCCAGATTCCTGGTCCATTATCTTGGTGCCTGATACCCAGACCTATGTGAAGTTTGAGAGAAATCATGGAATATTAGAAACCATGACCGCTTGGATAAGTGAGAATATAGACCCCCTAAACATAAAAATGGTATTGTGTACAGGCGACCTTGTAGAGCAGAACGAACTGTTGGTGCCCGATGGTAGAAATGGAAATCTTCCAAGTAGAGACCAATGGAGGGCTGTTTCCCATGCCTTTGAAAGACTGGATGGAAAAGTCCCCTATATCTTGGCTGCTGGCAATCACGATTTTGGCTATAAAAGCGTGGAAAATCGGAAATCGAACTACAATAACTATTTTCCATCTCATAGAAACCTTCTAAATGCGAAAGCCTTGCGGGAAGCAGGAAAAAATATAGACCTAATGCCCTCTTTGGAGAATGCGGCCTATGAATTTATTTCGCCACAACAACGAAAGTTCTTGTTTTTAAATTTGGAATTCGCTCCTCGCGATACCATACTCAACTGGGCAGATGGAGTGCTTTCTCAGGAACGATTTAAAGACCATACCGCCGTGGTACTGACCCATTCTTATTTAAATGCAAAAAACGAACATATAGAAAAGGAAAATTATCCGATAGTAGATCGTAATTATGGGAAAGCTATTTGGGAAAAATTAGTGGCCCCTTCCAATAATGTACAAATGGTGATTTCTGGACATATAGGTGCTCCAAACGATTTTAAGGCGCATACCGCACATAAAATAGATAGGAATGCTGGAGGAAAAAAAATAAATCAGATTACATTCAATGCCCAGGCCATGGGAGGAGGTTGGCATGGTAATGGGGGCGAAGGTTGGTTGCGGATCATGGAATTCCTACCCGATGGGAAAACAGTGATCATGCGTACGTTTTCACCACATTTTGCAATATCGCCCAGCACACAAAAGATGTCCTATAATAAAGATGCTTTCAACAATTTTCAGATTGAACTCGATTAA